The Kogia breviceps isolate mKogBre1 chromosome 4, mKogBre1 haplotype 1, whole genome shotgun sequence genome window below encodes:
- the PLPPR2 gene encoding phospholipid phosphatase-related protein type 2 isoform X9, protein MGVTIPALLAARSGCPAFTMAGGRPQLKRSFSIIPCFVFVESVLLGIVVLLAYRLEFTDTFPVHTQGFFCYDSTYAKPYPGPEAASRAPPALIYALVTAGPTLTILLGELARAFFPAPPSAIPVIGESTIVSGACCRFSPPLRRLVRFLGVYSFGLFTTTIFANAGQVVTGNPTPHFLSVCRPNYTALGCLPPSPDRPGPDRFVTDKGACAGSPSLVAAARRAFPCKDAALCAYAVAYTAMYVTLVFRVKGSRLVKPSLCLALLCPAFLVGVVRVAEYRNHWSDVLAGFLTGAAIATFLVTCVVHNFQSRPRSGRRLSPWEDLGQTPTTDSRLEKNPRPAGRIRHRHGSPHPSRRTAPTVAT, encoded by the exons ATGGGGGTGACCATCCCTGCCCTGCTGGCCGCCAGGAGTGGCT gCCCGGCCTTCACCATGGCGGGAGGGAGACCTCAGCTGAAGAGGAGTTTCTCCATCATTCCCTGCTTTGTCTTTGTGGAG TCGGTGCTGCTGGGCATCGTGGTCCTGCTTGCTTACCGCCTGGAGTTCACGGACACCTTCCCCGTGCACACCCAGGGCTTCTTCTGCTATGACAGTACCTATGCCAAGCCCTACCCAGGGCCTGAGGCTGCCAGCAGAGCACCCCCGGCCCTCATCTACGCCCTGGTCACCGCTGGGCCCACCCTCACG ATCCTGCTTGGGGAGCTGGCACGTGCCTTTTTCCCTGCACCACCGTCAGCCATCCCAGTCATTGGGGAGAGCACCATTGTGTCCGGGGCCTGCTGCCGCTTCAGCCCCCCGCTGCGGAGGCTGGTTCGCTTCCTGG GGGTCTACTCTTTCGGCCTCTTCACCACGACCATCTTCGCCAACGCAGGGCAGGTGGTGACCGGCAACCCGACGCCGCACTTCCTGTCCGTGTGCCGCCCCAACTACACGGCCCTGGGCTGCCTGCCACCCTCACCGGACCGGCCAGGGCCCGACCGTTTCGTCACTGACAAGGGTGCCTGTGCTGGCAGCCCCAGCCTTGTGGCCGCTGCGCGCCGCGCTTTTCCCTGCAAGGACGCTGCCCTTTGCGCCTACGCCGTCGCCTACACAGCG ATGTACGTGACGCTCGTGTTCCGCGTGAAGGGCTCCCGCCTGGTCAAACCCTCACTCTGCCTGGCCCTGCTGTGCCCCGCCTTCCTGGTGGGCGTGGTCCGCGTGGCTGAGTACCGCAACCACTGGTCTGACGTGCTGGCCGGCTTCCTGACAGGGGCGGCGATCGCCACCTTTCTG GTCACCTGTGTCGTGCACAACTTCCAGAGCCGGCCACGCTCTGGCCGAAGGCTCTCCCCTTGGGAGGACCTGGGCCAAACCCCCACCACGGACAGCCGCCTCGAAAA GAACCCGAGGCCTGCAGGCCGCATTCGACACCGGCACGGCTCACCCCATCCA AGCCGCAGAACTGCGCCCACCGTGGCCACCTGA
- the PLPPR2 gene encoding phospholipid phosphatase-related protein type 2 isoform X3: protein MAGGRPQLKRSFSIIPCFVFVESVLLGIVVLLAYRLEFTDTFPVHTQGFFCYDSTYAKPYPGPEAASRAPPALIYALVTAGPTLTILLGELARAFFPAPPSAIPVIGESTIVSGACCRFSPPLRRLVRFLGVYSFGLFTTTIFANAGQVVTGNPTPHFLSVCRPNYTALGCLPPSPDRPGPDRFVTDKGACAGSPSLVAAARRAFPCKDAALCAYAVAYTAMYVTLVFRVKGSRLVKPSLCLALLCPAFLVGVVRVAEYRNHWSDVLAGFLTGAAIATFLVTCVVHNFQSRPRSGRRLSPWEDLGQTPTTDSRLEKLSVAQPLPSASLSQEPEACRPHSTPARLTPSKPQNCAHRGHLIPSCVSSRAPAMCSSPRVPRPRLRSEPTPLPLPLPLPLPAPTPSQGPSPSSPGLGGLGGGGGRGRKLLLPTPLLRDLYTLSGLYPSPFHRDNFSPYLFASRDHLL from the exons ATGGCGGGAGGGAGACCTCAGCTGAAGAGGAGTTTCTCCATCATTCCCTGCTTTGTCTTTGTGGAG TCGGTGCTGCTGGGCATCGTGGTCCTGCTTGCTTACCGCCTGGAGTTCACGGACACCTTCCCCGTGCACACCCAGGGCTTCTTCTGCTATGACAGTACCTATGCCAAGCCCTACCCAGGGCCTGAGGCTGCCAGCAGAGCACCCCCGGCCCTCATCTACGCCCTGGTCACCGCTGGGCCCACCCTCACG ATCCTGCTTGGGGAGCTGGCACGTGCCTTTTTCCCTGCACCACCGTCAGCCATCCCAGTCATTGGGGAGAGCACCATTGTGTCCGGGGCCTGCTGCCGCTTCAGCCCCCCGCTGCGGAGGCTGGTTCGCTTCCTGG GGGTCTACTCTTTCGGCCTCTTCACCACGACCATCTTCGCCAACGCAGGGCAGGTGGTGACCGGCAACCCGACGCCGCACTTCCTGTCCGTGTGCCGCCCCAACTACACGGCCCTGGGCTGCCTGCCACCCTCACCGGACCGGCCAGGGCCCGACCGTTTCGTCACTGACAAGGGTGCCTGTGCTGGCAGCCCCAGCCTTGTGGCCGCTGCGCGCCGCGCTTTTCCCTGCAAGGACGCTGCCCTTTGCGCCTACGCCGTCGCCTACACAGCG ATGTACGTGACGCTCGTGTTCCGCGTGAAGGGCTCCCGCCTGGTCAAACCCTCACTCTGCCTGGCCCTGCTGTGCCCCGCCTTCCTGGTGGGCGTGGTCCGCGTGGCTGAGTACCGCAACCACTGGTCTGACGTGCTGGCCGGCTTCCTGACAGGGGCGGCGATCGCCACCTTTCTG GTCACCTGTGTCGTGCACAACTTCCAGAGCCGGCCACGCTCTGGCCGAAGGCTCTCCCCTTGGGAGGACCTGGGCCAAACCCCCACCACGGACAGCCGCCTCGAAAAGTTAAGTGTGGCCCAG CCCCTTCCCTCTGCCTCTTTGTCTCAGGAACCCGAGGCCTGCAGGCCGCATTCGACACCGGCACGGCTCACCCCATCCA AGCCGCAGAACTGCGCCCACCGTGGCCACCTGATCCCCAGCTGCGTGTCCTCCAGGGCTCCAGCCATGTGTTCGTCACCCCGTGTGCCCCGCCCTCGGTTGAGGTCTGAGCCAACGCCCttgcctctgcccctgcccctgcccctgcccgcaCCAACCCCCAGCCAGGGCCCCTCGCCCTCCTCCCCTGGGCTTGGGGGGCTGGGCGGGGGTGGTGGCCGTGGCCGGAAGCTGCTGCTGCCCACACCCCTGCTGCGGGACCTGTACACCCTTAGTGGACTctacccctcccccttccaccGGGACAACTTCAGCCCTTACCTGTTTGCCAGCCGTGACCACCTGCTGTGA
- the PLPPR2 gene encoding phospholipid phosphatase-related protein type 2 isoform X11, producing MAGGRPQLKRSFSIIPCFVFVESVLLGIVVLLAYRLEFTDTFPVHTQGFFCYDSTYAKPYPGPEAASRAPPALIYALVTAGPTLTILLGELARAFFPAPPSAIPVIGESTIVSGACCRFSPPLRRLVRFLGVYSFGLFTTTIFANAGQVVTGNPTPHFLSVCRPNYTALGCLPPSPDRPGPDRFVTDKGACAGSPSLVAAARRAFPCKDAALCAYAVAYTAMYVTLVFRVKGSRLVKPSLCLALLCPAFLVGVVRVAEYRNHWSDVLAGFLTGAAIATFLVTCVVHNFQSRPRSGRRLSPWEDLGQTPTTDSRLEKNPRPAGRIRHRHGSPHPSRRTAPTVAT from the exons ATGGCGGGAGGGAGACCTCAGCTGAAGAGGAGTTTCTCCATCATTCCCTGCTTTGTCTTTGTGGAG TCGGTGCTGCTGGGCATCGTGGTCCTGCTTGCTTACCGCCTGGAGTTCACGGACACCTTCCCCGTGCACACCCAGGGCTTCTTCTGCTATGACAGTACCTATGCCAAGCCCTACCCAGGGCCTGAGGCTGCCAGCAGAGCACCCCCGGCCCTCATCTACGCCCTGGTCACCGCTGGGCCCACCCTCACG ATCCTGCTTGGGGAGCTGGCACGTGCCTTTTTCCCTGCACCACCGTCAGCCATCCCAGTCATTGGGGAGAGCACCATTGTGTCCGGGGCCTGCTGCCGCTTCAGCCCCCCGCTGCGGAGGCTGGTTCGCTTCCTGG GGGTCTACTCTTTCGGCCTCTTCACCACGACCATCTTCGCCAACGCAGGGCAGGTGGTGACCGGCAACCCGACGCCGCACTTCCTGTCCGTGTGCCGCCCCAACTACACGGCCCTGGGCTGCCTGCCACCCTCACCGGACCGGCCAGGGCCCGACCGTTTCGTCACTGACAAGGGTGCCTGTGCTGGCAGCCCCAGCCTTGTGGCCGCTGCGCGCCGCGCTTTTCCCTGCAAGGACGCTGCCCTTTGCGCCTACGCCGTCGCCTACACAGCG ATGTACGTGACGCTCGTGTTCCGCGTGAAGGGCTCCCGCCTGGTCAAACCCTCACTCTGCCTGGCCCTGCTGTGCCCCGCCTTCCTGGTGGGCGTGGTCCGCGTGGCTGAGTACCGCAACCACTGGTCTGACGTGCTGGCCGGCTTCCTGACAGGGGCGGCGATCGCCACCTTTCTG GTCACCTGTGTCGTGCACAACTTCCAGAGCCGGCCACGCTCTGGCCGAAGGCTCTCCCCTTGGGAGGACCTGGGCCAAACCCCCACCACGGACAGCCGCCTCGAAAA GAACCCGAGGCCTGCAGGCCGCATTCGACACCGGCACGGCTCACCCCATCCA AGCCGCAGAACTGCGCCCACCGTGGCCACCTGA